Genomic window (Myxococcales bacterium):
GATCAAAGGAAAGCGTTAATTCGGCCTTTTGTCCCAGGCGCAGGCGAGGGATTTCGTATTCGTAAAAATCGGCCTCGATCCAGACATGCGACAAATCGGTGATCGTGAACAGCTCCATCGAAGGATCGACTTGCTGCCCCTCGAAGATCTGCTTGGCGGTGATGAAACCGCCGGCCGGTGCGACGATCGTGACCGTTCGCTGCGGCTGCCCGGTCTGCTCGATTTTGGCGATCAGGCTCGCCGGCACGTCGAACAGCTCCAAACGTCGCCGCGCGGCCGTGACCAGGTCATTTCCTCCCGCCTGAACCTCGGGGAGGGAAGAATTCGCGAACTTCTTCGCGGTTTCCATGGCGCGAAGATATTCTTCCTGGCTCGCCAATAGTTCAGGTGAATAAATGGCCAGAATCGGTTGGCCGGCTTTGACGGCCTGGCCGATGAAATCGCCGTACAACTTTTCGATCGTGCCGGAAACCTTGGTATGCAGGTGTTTGATGCGCGTTTCGTCGGCAATGACCGTCCCGACGGTTCGAATAACGCCGCCGATTCGGCTTTCTGTCGCCGCGGCAGTCTGCACTCCGGCCAAATCCATCCCTTGCGGCGACAGTGTCACCGGCGCCATTCCGGATACTGCATTGCCGCCGTTTTCCACGACCTCACCCTCATAGACGGGAACAAAATCCATTCCCATCTCATCTTTCGCTGGGACTGGAGAAGTGACTTTAGGGTCCATGGGGCTGCGGTAGTAGAGAATTTTCCCCTTGCCGGCCATCGCGGCGGAAGCCGCAGGAGTCGATTCCTTGAGAACCAGGTCCATGCTGCAGATCGGGCATTTGCCTGGATGATCGGCGATCACTTCGGGGTGCATCGGGCAGGTATAGACTGTCGCGGCTTCGGCCGGCGCCGGTGTCGGCGAATTTTCCATCGGCACCAATCGCATGCCGCAGATCGGGCAGTCGCCAGGCCTGTCGCTGATATAAGTGGGGTGCATCGGGCAGTGGTAGAGAACCTTCACCGAGCCCCGCGAATTGCAAGCGGCGGTCGCCAAGGCGAAGGAAAAGGCCAGCAGCAAGGCGAAAAGCAAAATCCGCCGGCGTAATGGTTTCATGGGGTCTCTCCCTGGCTCTGCGCATCGAGCGGCCGCAGCGCGTCCAGTTCCGCCCAGGTCGCGTAGCGTTCGGCTTCACGACGCGCCAGCTCGATCCGCGATTCGAGCCACAGGTTGAAGTCGGTGATGACCGTGAGGAAATCGCCGCGGCCGGTGAGATAGGACGAGCGGGCAGCCGCCAACGCCGCTTCGGTCTGCGGCAGAATGGCTTGCTGGTATAAAACAATCAGGTTCTCGTTCCGCCGCCACTCGGATTCCAACCGCGAGAAGTCAGCCCGTAAAGCGGCAGCGGTTTCGCGCTGTCGGTCGGCAGCCATTTCCCGTTCGTGTTCCGCCGCCCGAAGCAGCGGGCGTTGTTTGCTCGTCTGCCAGATGGGCAGGGTGATGCCGAACTTCAGCATCGCCATCGGCATCTGCGAATTGTCGAGGTAGTTTTTCTCCAACACGCCGCCCAGGCCGACGAGGAAGTCCGGATAAACTTCTTTTTGGGCGGAGTCCAGGCGGCGATCGGCGGCAGCGACGGCGGCCTTTTGCGAGGCCATGTCGGGCGTTTGCCGCACTGCGTTCTCGCCGCCGAAGGACGGGGTTTGCACCGCGGGCAAAGCCGCGACCTCGCCCAGCGGTTCATCGCTGGACTGATTCAGCAGGCGGTTGAGTTCCGTCACCCGGCTTTTCCGGTCCGCCGCGAGATTGTGCTGCCGGGCGGTGACTTGAGAGACGGCGAGTTGCGTTTTTAGCAGCGCCTCCTGATCCTCCTGGCCGGCGACGTACCGGGCGCTGGCGGTGTCGGCGATCAATTTCAACAGATCCTTGGCAACTTCCAGGTAGCGTTTTTCCTGGTCGAGGGCGTAGATTTTCGCGTAGGTCGCGCGAACGTCGAATGCCAATTGTCGCTCGGCTTTTTTCAGTTCGACGGCTTGCTGGTCCGCTTCGGCGGATGCGGTCTCGCGGCGCGACTTGAGTTTTCCCGGAAACGGCAATTCCTGGCTGAACTCGAGCGTTCCCTTTGCAAAATCGGGGTCGGGCATGAAGTTTTCCTGTCCGGAAAACTCCAGCATCGGGTCGGCAAGGGCCCCCGCCGGTTTCACCTGTTCCCGCGCGGCGGCGATTTTGGCCCGTTGCGCCGCGATCGTCGGTGATTTTTCCAGTGCGCGGGCCACCAGTTCATCGACCGGTGGCGCGGGCGGAGAATTGGCGGCAATGGACGGAGCGGCGCTTTCATTGGTTGATTGGGCGCGAAGCACGGCAGGGATGAAAATTGTCATCATTACCAAAAACGCCGCCAACCACCTCATGACCTTACCTCGTTGATCCCGATCACGGTGCCCACTTGGTTACAAATTAACCAATTTTTCGGATTGCGCTGGAAACTCGACAATTTATCTCAATTTTTCCGAGTAATTGAACAACCACGGCCCGTTTGCCGGTCTTGTCAAGGTTATTATTCGTTTTTATGTCGGGTAAAAATCGAAAAGTACTCGCCATCGCAAAGGCTTTCTGATAGGGTGGCGCAAACGCAATGGATTCGGAAATGCTTTATCTATCGGTCGCCTGGCCGGTGTTGTTGTTGGTGCTTTGGCACTATCGGAGCCGGGGAAAGCCATTGGGAGCCAACCTCGTCCGCTTGCTTTGGCTGTGCCTGGTGGCGACGGTTATTTTCGCCTATTGGCGGTATCTGTGGCCGATCAAGGGCTACGAAGATGCGTTTCCGATCGACGATTCCTACATCACGCTGAGCGCCGCGCGGAATTTCGCCGCGCACAATCTCTTCGCCGTCAATCCGGATGCGCCACTGGCCGGCATCACCAGCCCGTTTCACGTTTTGCTGGTCGGGTTGCTGGGCAAGG
Coding sequences:
- a CDS encoding efflux RND transporter periplasmic adaptor subunit, which encodes MKPLRRRILLFALLLAFSFALATAACNSRGSVKVLYHCPMHPTYISDRPGDCPICGMRLVPMENSPTPAPAEAATVYTCPMHPEVIADHPGKCPICSMDLVLKESTPAASAAMAGKGKILYYRSPMDPKVTSPVPAKDEMGMDFVPVYEGEVVENGGNAVSGMAPVTLSPQGMDLAGVQTAAATESRIGGVIRTVGTVIADETRIKHLHTKVSGTIEKLYGDFIGQAVKAGQPILAIYSPELLASQEEYLRAMETAKKFANSSLPEVQAGGNDLVTAARRRLELFDVPASLIAKIEQTGQPQRTVTIVAPAGGFITAKQIFEGQQVDPSMELFTITDLSHVWIEADFYEYEIPRLRLGQKAELTLSFDPSVRLDGRVAYIYPTLSATSRTLKVRFDVPNKNLILKPAMYANVELSVDESTGITFPESAVLDTGARQVVFVETAPGRFEPREVRIGNKSAGMVQVQSGVAAGEKVVVRANFLLDSEARLKAAISATNGTPDLPHGGQ
- a CDS encoding TolC family protein — protein: MRWLAAFLVMMTIFIPAVLRAQSTNESAAPSIAANSPPAPPVDELVARALEKSPTIAAQRAKIAAAREQVKPAGALADPMLEFSGQENFMPDPDFAKGTLEFSQELPFPGKLKSRRETASAEADQQAVELKKAERQLAFDVRATYAKIYALDQEKRYLEVAKDLLKLIADTASARYVAGQEDQEALLKTQLAVSQVTARQHNLAADRKSRVTELNRLLNQSSDEPLGEVAALPAVQTPSFGGENAVRQTPDMASQKAAVAAADRRLDSAQKEVYPDFLVGLGGVLEKNYLDNSQMPMAMLKFGITLPIWQTSKQRPLLRAAEHEREMAADRQRETAAALRADFSRLESEWRRNENLIVLYQQAILPQTEAALAAARSSYLTGRGDFLTVITDFNLWLESRIELARREAERYATWAELDALRPLDAQSQGETP